One Cicer arietinum cultivar CDC Frontier isolate Library 1 chromosome 8, Cicar.CDCFrontier_v2.0, whole genome shotgun sequence DNA segment encodes these proteins:
- the LOC101498382 gene encoding heavy metal-associated isoprenylated plant protein 39-like, whose product MKKVVLKVDFYNDKIKQKMMKTASGLLGVESVSIELKEKKLTLSGDIDPVKAVSKLRKVCQTEIVSVGPLEEDKKSTDVSTTLNSFEPYPFYYHMQPSDYIQGYYYI is encoded by the exons ATGAAG AAAGTTGTGTTGAAGGTagatttttataatgataaaatCAAGCAAAAAATGATGAAGACAGCATCTGGCCTTTTAG GGGTTGAATCAGTATCAATAGAGTTGAAAGAAAAGAAGTTAACTTTATCAGGAGATATTGATCCAGTAAAGGCAGTGTCGAAACTAAGAAAAGTGTGTCAAACAGAAATAGTTTCAGTTGGACCTCTAGAAGAAGACAAAAAGTCAACTGATGTATCTACTACTCTCAACTCCTTTGAACCATATCCTTTCTATTATCATATGCAACCATCAGATTATATTCAAGGTTACTACTATATTTGA